DNA from Xiphophorus maculatus strain JP 163 A chromosome 6, X_maculatus-5.0-male, whole genome shotgun sequence:
GATTCATTACCAAACTGGTTGACaactatttcaataatcgattcgaATCATGTCAGCTTAATTTTTCATATAACTATTTTTGGATTCATGTGCAAAGAGCTAACGCGTTCACCTCTTTCTACGTATCCCAGCTGCTGACGGTCTCGCTTTAACCGAGGTGGAGACACCCTGGGGGGGGCGGCCATCTCCACGGAGAGAAAAGACCAACGTGTTATTACAGCAGGAAACACACACTCTTTAGGATaagaataaatgtttacatttaaaaaagagcaaaaaaaataaaaaaacatgctcaGTGAAACTTTTAGAAAACTTTAGGCGTTACCTCTCTTGGATAATCAGGAAGAGGTTTCCTCTCCCCTCCGTTGGTCCTCGGTCCCCTGAAGGACTCTGGGATAGCCTGAGAGGAAGAGCCATGACTCAGTCTGTCAGGACTGTGGATTCTTGCCTCCAAGTGTCCAGTTGGGAATTCATAACCCGGACGGTCCAGTAGTTTACTGTCTGGGCTGTAAGCCCGGCTGTTAGCCAGAACATGCCCTGGACTCAGATCTCGGCTGTCTGTGGGTCTGGCCGTCTGTGGAACCGGCCGTCTTTCAAGCGGACGGTTCGCCGCCGTCGACGACTCCCAGCGGCTGGCGTCTCTATCTGGAGACGGGCGCTTGCATCTTTGGCTGCTGTTCTGAACAGCAGGGGGCAGCTGTGACATCTCAGGCTCAGAGTCGGACGACAGAGGGTTGTTGGGGTCATAAAGCTCCGTCCTACGAGTGACAGGAGGAGAAACTGGGAGAGTAGCTAATAGGAGAAACCCAATTTTAACCACCAGGCGACTGGAAAAGGCTtcagcaacagaaacaaaatggatgCTCTGATGCAACGATGGAGGCACAGAAGACTCACCGTGGAAAACATTCAACACAATTTGTACACAAAACAGTACTGTTTTCCTCACCTCATTTCAGAACTTGGACTTTTGTCCTCAGAttcctctttctgtttattGATTGGCTGGAAGGAGGATTTCCATTTGTCAACAGAAGGATCCGCTGCAAAACGCAAAACAAACCTTAAAAAAGCTATTCTATAAAAACTGTCATGTATCACTTCTTTTCTAGTCCTGCTGTAAAGCTCACAATGACATCGAGGCTGCTCTTCATGCTGCGAATTACTGTCTTCAAAAAtatatgaacacttttgcattaaaaagaaattaaatgagttagttaacatttcactttttttatttaaaaaaatcatcagagGTGTTGCCTTctgggaaaatgtgtttttttttccctttatgtCTTCTTGTTATCGCCCAACCTTATATTTTGAATGGTCCAGGCTGGGTGtcctaaatattttaaatgtaaaaatgtgtgtgcatttgaatttacttaaaaattacaatttctcaaacataagTATATATCAGACCATGATGatgtttagtttgaaaagttccaaaatattacaatttgtGTCACCAccaaaaatatcacaaataacattttccaatttaaaacattttaccatcACAtctggtatatatatatatatatatatatatatatatatatatatatatatagatagatatatatatctatatatatatatatatatatatatatatatatatatatatatatatatatatatagatagatatatatatatatataaaagaagccataagattttaatttggccccaattaaaaataaagcctCCATCTACATCAATTACCTCGAACTGCAGTCTGGGGCCACATAAAAATCAACCCAGGGGCCGTAAATGACACACTGCGCTGACTTAAGGTCTAACATTTATCAGCTTTTGCCAATGTAATATATTCTGCATATTGAAAAcctaaatgcacaaaaaaaaagtctttatatatatttgttctcTCATTTCAACTCTCTATATATAAACAGACATAGAAGGACCGACAGGCCGAGGAGGCATCAGCTTTTCGAAGGACTGTTCTGTGACTTGATGGAATATTAATTGAGGAATAACCGGGGAGAGTCTGAATGTGCAAAGTATTACCTTCAAGTTTCTGGGGCTGGGTCTTGGAAGCCGTGTCCGGTGTTGCTGAAATTCGCTTCATCGCTTCTATAAAATTCTGGGGGACTCTGGAACAGGACAGTAAACACAGAAGACTGAGCCTCAGGGTGCTAAGCAGAAATAACCTAACAGAAATTGTGACGGAAGCTAAGCTAGCGGGGCTAGTTTTGATTTAGCTctacagcaaaacaaaagaagaaatattaagGAGAACCGTTTACTCTGAGCCGTACAACAAGCACCCAGCACTGATAGCAagtaaaattattctttttctgGGGGCTGGAGGGAAAAGGCCAGTGTTTAGCTCGCACCCATTAGCCCGTTAGCTAAACAAATCCCAGAAGACTGATCAGAGCTAATAGTTTGCAAACCTTGGAGCTGGAGCCGGTTTGAACCCCAGCGCTGGTGGTGGAAATCTAACTACGGGTTCAAACGGATTTCTGTGCATGCGTCTCATTATTCCTGTAAAAAGAAATGGTCGGTGTGTTGTATCAGAAAAGGGTGTCTATGAAATAAGTCTCCCTCGCTAACAAACTGCTGCTTTACCGCGTAGTCACCGGCAGGTGGCTGCAAAACCCAATACAACGAGCTTGATTCTGCGCCGTGCAAATCATAACCCAGACAATCTGTGCCAGTGGTCGTGCAGTGACCTCAGACTAAACGCCAGGagatatttctaaaacaaatccaaaccacaagaagaatagaatagaactaTAAGGTTCAACAAACTGTTCCACAAaacaagacacaaaaaaaaacaccagcacACTatatatgaaaatgtaaaaaaaaaaaaaaatgtaagaaagatGTACCTGTTTTACAGCTCTAAAAGGGAATAGGTTCGTAATAGTGGTGTTGGGGGAGACAGCAGTCAAAAGagccaaaatgtattttgaatcTGACAAAAGAGACTCATCAGGatacattctaatttattgactgTATATAAAGTATGTAGTTTCTCTTAAACTTGTcctttatcaaaaatattagaaGGGGTCGGGGGTTGTTTAGGTCATTAAATGGATGAGAGGAAGTAATTAAAACTATAGCCATAATTCATTATTCCAAAGGAAAAGTATAATAATGATATATTTGAACCTTAAGGTCATATACTAATGAGGATTCTGACTAGCTCTGTAAACAGTTAATTACTTTCATCTGGAAATGTCTACTAAATCCTAACTGGTTCGATCTGGATATGCATTCATATTTGATTCCAACCTGGGGTGTTTCAAGGACAGGTGAATAATGACTTCTTTCTCAGAAAGGTCATCTGAAATGTCTGCGTAGGCCACACTGATGCTACTGTTCCACCTTAACAGGACACGAGATCCCATACACTGCTGGTCCCTTCATTCCTATAAAATCCTAACCAGGTTTAGAACCATCTAGTCTGGTGGGACTCATCCCGACATTGTAAGACAA
Protein-coding regions in this window:
- the znf326 gene encoding DBIRD complex subunit ZNF326, whose translation is MRRMHRNPFEPVVRFPPPALGFKPAPAPRVPQNFIEAMKRISATPDTASKTQPQKLEADPSVDKWKSSFQPINKQKEESEDKSPSSEMRTELYDPNNPLSSDSEPEMSQLPPAVQNSSQRCKRPSPDRDASRWESSTAANRPLERRPVPQTARPTDSRDLSPGHVLANSRAYSPDSKLLDRPGYEFPTGHLEARIHSPDRLSHGSSSQAIPESFRGPRTNGGERKPLPDYPREMAAPPRVSPPRLKRDRQQLGYVERGLDQEAPPPKLTRIKGENAKLNKCPITCDLCDIELSNAQELEEHLDSRTHWDTLEHIQRSSSYDDMAIAFLQEVMVYKSQHCSRAVEEDALPGLQENHHMTKVEMLHCAACKVHVSTSAAEVQAHVSSLEHLTNTKGFEVQQRHSCLSKAEAMLKKLQPQFELFLKGACPFE